One window from the genome of Microcebus murinus isolate Inina chromosome X, M.murinus_Inina_mat1.0, whole genome shotgun sequence encodes:
- the ERCC6L gene encoding DNA excision repair protein ERCC-6-like: MEASQKFAEAEALSPGQVALYQSYVKAAKEATKNGDLEGALKLFNLAKDIFPNEKVMSRIQKIQEALEELAEHGDDEFTDVCDSGLLLYRELHDQLFEHQKEGVAFLYNLYRDGRKGGILADDMGLGKTVQIIAFLSGMFDASLVNHVLLIMPTNLINTWVKEFVKWTPGMRVKTFHGPSKDERTRNLTRIQQRNGVIITTYQMLINNWQQLSSFNGQEFVWDYVILDEAHKIKTSSTKSAICARAVPASHRLLLTGTPIQNNLQELWSLFDFACQGSLLGTLKTFKMEYENPITRAREKDATPGEKALGYKISENLMAIIKPYFLRRTKEEVQKKKSSNAEVRLSETNADVDATCEMPSFSRKNDLIIWIRLVPLQEEIYRKFVSLDHIKELLMETRSPLAELGVLKKLCDHPRLLSARACHLLNLGTVKFSAQDGNEGEDSPDMDHIDQITDDTLMEESGKMIFLMDLLKRLRDEGHQTLVFSQSRQILNIIERLLKNRHFKILRIDGTITHLLEREKRINLFQQNKDYSVFLLTTQVGGVGLTLTAATRVVIFDPSWNPATDAQAVDRVYRIGQKENVVVYRLITCGTVEEKIYRRQVFKDSLIRQTTGEKKNPFRYFSKQELRELFTIEDLQNSVTQLQLQSLHAAERRSDKKLDEHIAYLHSLGIAGISDHDLMYTRDLSVKEELDVIEESHYIQQRVQKAQFLVELESQNTELLMEQQRARNEGLREPVFPSQAKKKCPKLNNPQPQPSPLIPTHHTQEEYITSQMSDLIIDDLPQEGEKEDLSSIKTNFTILQDGRHPGKSSFDADSIAVLPKGFGSLEETRNDSLSGMTRSFATEKEALQKEASQEGPTQEALQENPLGSFNYLLSKSVKADPKPNLDQLKDDEILHHCNPWPINSITNENQNTESSVSVIEIADDLSVSHGAPQDAQANEAKLEEEPSVSSPQYVCDFNLFLEDSADNGKNPSSQSLKPVEKENSLHGSAADSRAESVHSKPHLSWDSSEKDEPEEVVVNVKIRSKARRIVSDDEDEDTSFKGTSSTNSFNTSPFQFSSMKQFDASTPKNDISPPARFFSPQISKSVNKSINPRRSLASRRSLINVALDHVEDMEEILGNSSEAKSAKDHPEEEAEESSGEGSGCTEEDHSGETPSSENKSSQLTMSQPSALAQETSPGEPEPPSGGSPQDEAVEAVNDYETLVMRGKELKECGKIQEALNCLVKALDIKSADPEVMLMTLSLYKQLNNT; encoded by the coding sequence TTATGTGAAAGCGGCCAAAGAAGCAACTAAGAATGGAGATCTGGAAGGAGCACTTAAACTTTTTAATCTGGCAAAGGACATTTTTCCCAATGAAAAGGTGATGAGCAGAATCCAAAAAATACAGGAAGCCTTGGAGGAGTTGGCAGAACATGGAGATGATGAATTTACAGATGTGTGCGACTCTGGCCTCTTGCTTTACCGAGAACTGCACGACCAACTCTTTGAGCACCAGAAGGAAGGTGTCGCTTTCCTCTATAACCTGTACAGGGATGGAAGAAAAGGTGGTATCTTGGCAGACGACATGGGATTAGGGAAGACTGTTCAAATCATTGCTTTCCTTTCTGGTATGTTTGATGCTTCACTTGTGAATCATGTGCTGCTGATCATGCCAACCAATCTTATTAACACATGGGTGAAAGAATTTGTCAAGTGGACTCCAGGAATGAGAGTCAAAACCTTTCATGGTCCTAGCAAGGATGAACGTACCAGAAACCTCACACGGATCCAGCAAAGGAATGGCGTCATTATCACTACGTACCAAATGTTAATCAATAATTGGCAGCAACTTTCAAGCTTTAATGGCCAAGAGTTTGTGTGGGACTATGTCATCCTTGATGaagcacataaaataaaaacctcatcTACTAAGTCTGCGATATGTGCTCGTGCTGTTCCTGCAAGTCATCGTCTCCTCCTCACAGGAACCCCGATCCAGAACAATTTGCAAGAACTCTGGTCCCTATTTGATTTTGCCTGTCAAGGGTCCCTGCTAGGAacattaaaaactttcaaaatggaGTATGAAAATCCTATTACTAGAGCAAGAGAGAAGGATGCCACCCCAGGGGAAAAAGCCTTGggatataaaatatctgaaaacttAATGGCAATCATAAAACCCTATTTTCTCAGGAGGACTAAAGAAGaagtacaaaagaaaaagtcaagcAACGCAGAGGTCAGACTTAGTGAAACGAATGCAGATGTTGATGCCACTTGTGAAATGCCTTCCTTTTCCaggaaaaatgatttaataatttgGATACGTCTTGTACCTTTACAAGAAGAAATATACAGGAAATTTGTATCTTTAGATCATATCAAGGAGTTGTTAATGGAGACACGCTCACCGTTGGCTGAGCTAGGTGTCTTAAAGAAGCTGTGTGATCACCCCAGGCTGCTGTCTGCCCGGGCTTGTCATTTGCTGAATCTAGGGACTGTCAAATTCTCTGCTCAAGATGGAAATGAGGGGGAAGATTCCCCAGACATGGATCATATTGATCAAATAACTGATGATACACTGATGGAAGAATCTGGAAAAATGATATTCTTAATGGACCTGCTGAAGAGATTGCGAGATGAGGGGCATCAAACTCTGGTGTTTTCCCAATCAAGGCAAATTCTAAACATCATCGAACGCCTCTTAAAGAATAGGCACTTTAAGATATTGCGAATCGATGGGACAATTACTCATCTTTTGGAACGAGAAAAGAGAATTAACTTATTTCAGCAAAATAAAGATTACTCTGTTTTCCTGCTTACCACTCAAGTAGGTGGTGTTGGTTTAACATTAACTGCAGCAACAAGAGTGGTCATTTTTGACCCTAGCTGGAATCCTGCAACTGATGCTCAAGCTGTGGATAGAGTTTACCGGAttggacaaaaagaaaatgtggtggtTTATAGGCTAATCACTTGTGGGActgtagaggaaaaaatatatagaagacaGGTGTTCAAGGACTCATTAATAAGACAAACTACCGGTGAAAAGAAGAACCCTTTCCGATATTTTAGTAAACAAGAATTGAGAGAGCTCTTTACAATCGAGGATCTTCAGAACTCTGTAACCCAGCTGCAGCTTCAGTCTCTGCACGCTGCTGAGAGAAGATCTGATAAGAAACTAGATGAACATATTGCCTACCTGCACTCTTTGGGGATAGCCGGAATCTCAGACCATGATTTGATGTACACACGTGATCTCTCTGTTAAAGAAGAGCTTGATGTGATAGAAGAGTCTCACTATATTCAACAAAGGGTTCAGAAAGCTCAATTCCTTGTTGAATTAGAGTCTCAAAATACAGAGCTCCTGATGGAACAACAAAGAGCTAGAAATGAGGGGCTGAGAGAACCTGTGTTCCCTTctcaagcaaagaaaaaatgcCCTAAATTGAATAATCCACAGCCTCAGCCTTCACCTCTTATACCTACTCATCATACCCAGGAAGAATATATCACTTCCCAGATGTCAGATTTAATCATTGATGATCTGCCCCAAGAGGGTGAGAAAGAAGATCTCTCCAGTATCAAGACAAACTTTACCATTCTGCAAGATGGTAGGCACCCAGGCAAAAGTTCGTTTGATGCTGATTCTATAGCTGTTTTACCTAAGGGGTTCGGAAGTTTAGAAGAAACTCGGAATGACTCTTTATCGGGAATGACAAGAAGCTTTGCAACTGAAAAGGAAGCTCTACAAAAAGAGGCATCGCAAGAGGGGCCTACCCAGGAGGCACTGCAAGAGAACCCTCTGGgaagttttaattatttacttagcAAATCAGTCAAAGCTGATCCCAAGCCAAATCTAGATCAACTAAAGGATGATGAGATTTTACATCACTGCAATCCTTGGCCCATTAATTCcataacaaatgaaaatcaaaatacagaatCAAGTGTATCCGTTATTGAAATAGCTGATGACTTGTCAGTATCCCATGGTGCACCGCAGGACGCTCAAGCAAATGAGGCCAAGTTGGAAGAGGAACCTTCTGTATCTTCACCACAGTATGTTTGTGATTTCAATCTTTTCTTGGAAGACTCTGCAGACAATGGAAAAAATCCTTCCAGTCAGTCTTTAAAGCCTgtggagaaagaaaatagcttGCATGGCTCTGCAGCTGATTCCAGAGCAGAGTCTGTGCATAGCAAACCACACCTCAGTTGGGACTCTTCTGAGAAAGACGAACCAGAAGAAGTAGTAGTTAATGTGAAAATCAGAAGTAAAGCTAGAAGGATTGTTtcagatgatgaagatgaagatacTTCTTTTAAAGGTACCTCAAGCACAAATTCATTTAACACATCTCCCTTTCAGTTCTCATCTATGAAACAATTTGATGCTTCAACTCCCAAAAATGACATCAGTCCACCTGCAAGGttcttttctccccaaatatCCAAGAGTGTAAACAAGTCTATAAACCCTAGAAGATCTCTGGCTTCTAGGAGATCTCTTATTAATGTGGCTTTAGACCATGTGGAGGATATGGAAGAAATACTTGGCAACAGCAGTGAAGCAAAGAGCGCTAAAGATCACCCAGAAGAAGAGGCAGAGGAAAGCAGTGGGGAAGGCTCCGGGTGTACAGAGGAGGATCATTCCGGAGAAACACCGTCTTCAGAAAACAAGTCTAGCCAGTTAACGATGTCTCAGCCTAGTGCTTTAGCTCAGGAAACTTCTCCTGGTGAGCCTGAGCCTCCATCTGGTGGTTCTCCCCAGGATGAGGCGGTGGAGGCTGTGAATGACTATGAGACTCTTGTAATGCGGGGAAAGGAACTGAAAGAGTGTGGAAAAATACAGGAGGCCCTAAACTGCTTAGTTAAAGCACTTGACATAAAAAGTGCAGATCCTGAAGTCATGCTCATGACTTTAAGTTTGTATAAGCAACTTAATAACACTTGA